CGGCTTGGCCTCACTTATTCTCTTGGCCTGACACAGTCCCATCTGCCGAGCCCCAGGGCATGTCACAagtcccctccatttcccccagcCTTCCTGGGGCAGGCAGGCCGATGGcagggggtggtgtgggggggttATGCTTTGGAGTGGTGCGCCCTGCGGAGGTTTACTGGGCATAGATGACTGCACCTGAAATGCAGCAGGAAGGCACCTAGAGATTGGTGCTAGGCAACATCAAGTTATTAAATGACTGCCGAGCTCCCTGCAcagggcaggaggagcaggggctcCCGGACGCTGTCAGGGGGTTAGCGGACACggcggggaagggaaggggcctagagggatcagggcagggctgtggcaCAAGACACCTGAACAGTGACGGCGATACCTGGGATAGAGTAATacagctgctcccagctgctccgGACGTCCCCAGTCCAGTGGCCAGCGAAGCGGCCGTGACCCGCAAAGGTTGACCGCGAGATCACGAAAGGACGCTTCCCTCGCACCCTCACCAGCGCACTTGGGGAAAGGAAACAGATgagtcaggccagcagcaggagtcTCCCAGCTCAGCACAAGCATctgtcccctcccagcacccagcgcGGCTCAGCCGGCGGGGGACAGGGATTCGGCCACCTACAGCACAAGCCCCTGCCAATGGGGCAAACTTGAGACCCACCAAGGCAGACGCCCTGTGTAGGGCGTGCAATGGACTCACCTCTTATAAACCTGCCCAAGCCCCGTGGAACCCCGGGGTGCAGGCAAATGGCGCAGCTGCTTGCCAACAGCTCTCAGCCTAACACATTGGAGCCAGCCTTACccagggcaggggatgctggcCAGGGGAACCCTTTGCAAGCTGGGCCCTTGGCGCTCCCTTCTGTCCATCTCAGGAACTCAGCTGACAGCTCCCCAGCCCTGTAGGAGGGCACAGCCTGAGCCCGCTGGCTCCAGCGGACGCACGTCAGCTCAGAGACAGCCAACGCTCTTCTCCACGGGCCACCGgctctgggactcaggagatcgaGTTGCACAGCACCCGAGAGGCTTGAAGCAGTTAACATGTCCCCCTAGTGTTGGCAACTCAGAGTGCACAGGACATTTCTGGGCCTGTCAtgccaggggagcagaggggctTGGGCAGATCTCAAGGCAGGGCAGGCTGCGGGGGAAGCAGATCAGCAGAAAACCTGCACAGTTAAAACGAGGACTTCAGACACTGGGGGAAACTCTCCCAATAAATGGACCAGGAGGCCAGAGGGCTGGGAACAGCTCCTGCCATACCTCCACCCATCCGGCCTCCTGCCACACAAGGCCAGAGCAATGGGCCACAGGCCAGGAGTGGCCGGCAGCTAATGCTGCCGTGGGATGGGGAAGCACCCATAATGCATCTGGCCACTTGCACAAAGCTGCAGTGAAGCGTCTCTCCTGGGCCAGCTGGGGGCACATCACGGCTGGCTGCCACAGCTTCCAGTCAGTGAAAGGCCGCCGCTCGAACCAGTCGCACCTGCAgtcagccctgcagcagcagccccgGGAGCCCCCCGCCCCGAGGTCTCCCACGGGCTGGCCCCCAGCACGGAGCAGATTCCTAGGAGCCAACctgccgcccgcccgcccgccgcaTTGTCCCCGCTTCAGGAGCCTGCGGTCAGTGCCAGACGTACTCGTGGGAAGCGACGGCCTCCGTCAGCCCGTACAGACTGTGGAGGTTGTAGTGCGAGGACAGGTACTGCTGGCTGGAGGCACAGATGGTCCCTGCCCGCAGGCTGCCCCCCAGGACACCTGCAAGGAGAGAGGGAACGGATGAGTCACAGGGCTCCAGGCAGCCTGGCCGGAGCAGCCCTGCGCCTGCAGGGAACACACCCTGGCGGGCTGAGCACGAGTCCTCAGCCCCCACGCCGCTTCAGGGGTGCCAGCACCGTGCGGCCTCAGGCCCAGGGGGCTCCTGGCAACTTCTGAGGGCAGCTGAAGGCTTCTCTGGCGCCCCGTTCTCCTGCAGATGGGCACGTCgccagcagggaaaggggaatTGACCGTCAGCACTCCTAGGGCTACAGCGGCGCTTTTGCAATGACTGCCCCAGGTCTCTGGGCTCAGCCTCCAGCTGCCTGAGCCGAGAGAACAGGAACCAGCCTGGACTCTGCGAGTCTCCCAGCTCAGCCTCCCCGAGACCCGAACCAGGTTTGCGTCACCGTGCAGCCTCCAGCTCCTTCCCTGCTCTTCTGCAAGGGACGCCCGCGTCTCCTTCACACACAGGCTTGGTGCAGCGCCGGAGAGCGGTGGGCTGCGTACTCGGACTCCTCCAGGACGTTAGTTCGATGGCAAGgtcagctgctgctggggtgcaGGGACTCCAGGCTCTCTTGCCCCCGCATTTGCCAGCAGAAGGCTCTTTGCCCGCAGTTCCTTACCTGGCACATAGGGTGGGTTTTCCAGTTTGTTGTTTGGGCAGCCGTCCAAGGAGCCCGCCACGAAGTTGGATGGCTCGTTCATGTCCTGGCAAGAGAAGGGACTCTCGTCTCTGGACCAGGATGCTGGCAGACGTGCAGGGAATCAGAAGTATTGTGGATCCAGcaccacacacccccaccctcccccagggctctggctccaAATCCCCAACCTGCTCCAggtgccctgggtcccagcagggCCGAGAGAGGGAAGCCACTCACAATCCACATGCCGTCGAAGGGCACCTGGTCATGAAACTCCTGCACCATGTCGTGCCACCACCGCTGAGTCTCTGGGTTAGTGAAGTCTGGGAAGACGGTCGGGCCAGGCCATACCTGGGAGGCAAAGGAAGAAGCAATTGAGGGGGCTCAGTTACTCACCCTCCAACCCTATCTCACCCCACGTTCCTGGACTCGGACACCACTGGAGCCACACTTGTCAGCATGACTCTGGTCATCTAGACAGTCTCCAGCCCTCTCCCTCTCTGCTCActgactgctgccctcagtgCCCCATGCACATGCTAAGGAGAGTGGAacgggctgtggggcagggtcaAGGGCCTCCAGGGATGGCAGGGGACACGTTCCATGAGTTCTGAGAGAGACTCCTCCTCCCTGGGGAAGAAGGTCTCTGCTTTGGCTGGGGACACTGGGAGGTGGCCAGGGCTCCACTCAACCCAGAACACAGACTGGGAGGTTTGACACCAGTGGGACATGGGCTCTGGGCTTTAACATCTTCATCCACCCCCCGGAGATCCCCTGGTTTCAACGCCGACATTGACTCATCTCCCGCTCCAGGCCCAGGACTCACTTTCCCAACCAGAGGCTGCCCTGTCGCATTTCGGATGAACACCCCTCGCTTCAGCCCATCGTCGTAGGGTTTGTAGctgccggggggccccgagctgCTGATTGCTGGATCCTGATGGGGAAGAAACGTGAGCAGCTAATGGATCGGTGAGAAGGGGAATGAGAGAAACATCACGCTCTCGGAGAGAGACGAATGCGATTCCCCAGAGCCTGTGCGTCGGTCCCCAGGCGGAACCCAACCCTTGGTTACTGCACAGCACCGCCGAAGGGCGAGACAGGCGCTGGTGAGCAGAAGGCCCGGACGGAGCCTGAGGACATGGTGCAAACTGAACTCAAGGAACTGCTGAGCAGCAGGTTTCAGGGAGGTTACCAAGTTCTTTGCTTTACCAGGGTCACTGCGTGACTCACATGCCGCAAGCGAAGCACAACCCACGTTCCCATCGTCTGCTTTCCTTGCCTCGGCCTGGTCTTCAGAAACAGGATCAGACCAACAACTGAAGCTAACTCCTGCCAGCTACAACCACCCTCCACACACCCCGGGCACTCCGTGCCATGGACCAGAACAAGCAGCAAGGGAAATGGACTCTCAACAGGGCATGGGGAGAAGAAGGGGTATTTCAGAGCTGGTTTACTCCACGTTCTGAGGTTCCACTGGTCCCCTCTACAGGGGCATTCAACCATCCCCAAAAATCGTGTGTTGGTGACgcaccagcctgagccctgtCAGCCAAACCCAAGTCACCACTCGGGCTGCGGCACCTTTGATTCCCAAATCCCCACAACTGAAGGGGAAGGTGGCAAAGGGAAGACACGGTGTGACGGGGCAAAGAGCAGAGTCCTGGGGCCAACCATCCAGAGGTGAGAGAACAGGGGGCTGGCGTTCAGGGCTTCACTTACCACGATCATGACGTACCTCCGGCCGCTTCGGTGGAACTCCCGCACCATGTCTGGATAGTCCTTGAAGTTGTTCTTGTTGAAGGTGAAGTCTCTCTTGGCGTCTGTATAATCTAGGTCGTTCCATTGCACATCCTGCAAAGGCCGAGACCCCAGTGTCAGAGAGGGACTGGGACGAGCCCCAGCCACACACCGCCTGGCAACCCACCCACCATGGCCACTCGGCGGCGTCgccctactccccacccccttgctgTCTGGCTCAGCACCTGCCTTGAGCTGGCTCGTTTCATGGCTCCACAGCAAGAGGTGCTGCTGCCGGGGGACGCAGCCTGTCCCAGAAGAGAACCAGACCTACCAAGGGGAACCGTGCTGCTGTCATGTTCTTCACAGCCTGCCGGGTCGCAGCGGTGGAGGAGTAGCCCCAGCGGCACAAGTGGAATCCCAGGCCCCAGTAGGGGGGCATGAACGGGTACCCTGGAAGTTAGGAGGAAGCAGATTTGAGAGTAGCCCAGATATGTGGAAACTGATTAAACCCAATTCACTCGGCAGCCTCTGCTCCTGCTACCCTGAGAGCAGGGTCCTGACTGACGGCCACCCACTGGCACCTGCCTCCACCCACAGCAAGCAGCAGAAGGGACACAGTGGCCTTCAGAGCCAGTGATGTGGGCCCTTGCCCTCCCCAGCGTGCTCAGGGGAACAGCTGTCGGGATGGAGCTGGACTTTGCTTTAGAAGCCGAGGCCCCAGCATGGACAGTCCTGATGCACTGGGCAAAGGAGGCAGCAAACTGTTTACCAGCTGTGAAGCCGCTCGTGCCCTGCAcaggctgcccagcccagccaggagactCGCAGCTCTACTGTTCGCTCCCAACAAAAGCAGCATCAGGGCAAGGCCCAGTTCCTCTCCCAGAGGCTAGAGGAGcaggaaggcggctcctcccaaCACCCTACCGATGACATCCAGGTACTGCCGGACCACACTCTTGGGGTCAGGGCCCAGGAAGACGTAGAAATCCAGAATGCCGCCTGTTGTTCTCCACGTCAGGGCCGGGCTCGGCTGCAGCACCACATCTGCAAGGCAAACACGAGCAAGCTGGCTGAGAACACAGCCCGGGAGCATCGGTCCAGCCACGTCCAACAACAGGTGCCTTCCCCCCACAACCACGAAAGCTGCCGAGACCAGCAGCCAACCACACGTGGAGCAACTCCCACAAGTCTCCTGGATGTCTCTGCTCATCCGCACGAGCCGTGGGCAGGTGTAATGACACAGGAGGAAATGCAGTCCCTGAATCCAAGCCGCTGACCTCAAACCCCTCTGGGGGCTTGTTAGCCGGCCGGCTTCCCCCAAGCCGTTCACAGTAAAGGCAGGAGTGGCTGGTAGCAAGGCACGTACCCATGGCGTTGCTGTTCAGCAGGAAGActccatgggccaagcctccatcCTCCATCACCAGGTAGAACGGGTGAGAGCCATAGAGATTGACGTGAGGCTAACGTACAGCAGAGCGTATAGTGTCAGTGATACTCGGGCAATGCAGCAGCCGGCCCAGCCTCCCGGGCACACAGCTGGGTAGCTTCACATCCCCGATTTTCAGGGCTCACGTGCTGGGCAGTCACATCGTGGTGACAAAGTCagggcaccagtgctgggagctccCATGGCGCCAGCCACACATCCTGCCCTTGGATTCTTGCTGCTCTTCAGTAGCAGGCCGCAATGGGGATTTATAGAAAGCCGAGCGAGCGCTCTGTGCGGACGCGGCTCGTTCCCCTACAGCCCCAAACCCTCCCTGCTGGCTATAAAACACGCTCTTAGCCCTGGCAGCAGGGTGAGACTCAGGGAGCGTGTGACACGCGGGACGGTCCCCAGGCTCCCTATTGTACACAGCTGGGTTGCTGGTAGGTGGCACAGAGAAGTGAGCTTGCCCAGGGAGAGATCCCCCGAGGGACTGGAACCAGGGGCCCCCAACCGGCTGTGAGAAGCATTAGGCTGATGGGGCCAAGCTCACCTGCATTTGCAGGAGAAGAGACACTCCTGAGTGTCTGAGAGCTGAATCCAGGGACCCTAAACCCTAACAGTGGGAACAAGAGCACCAGCATCCCACTGCCAGGCTGGGCGCCAAGCGCTATCCCACAGAGCTCAGGCTTGAGAGAAACTTAAAAAAATGTAACATTCATTTGAGAGTAAGAGACCTGGAAGTGGGGTCGAGAGAAACGCATGGAGCTGACAGCCCATATTAACACTGCAGGGACACTCACAATGGGCCTCCGGCCTTCCTGCCAGGCCCTGCATGCGAAGCTGAGTCATTACTAAGCAGGACTTACCGTGGGCGCCATGTCCCGATTCCAAAGGGTGACTTTGGTCCAATTGACGTTGAGGGCGAGTGAGGTCAGGTGCTCCCCCAAGCCAGAGATGAAATGGGAAGGCAGGGAGGTGGAGATCTGGAGGAACTGGTCAGCAAAGAAAAGGGGAGCAACTGTGGTGTTCAACCTGCCAAAGAGAAAGGGAGACTCCCTGAAGGCAGACAGCAAATCCCACAGGGAGCTGACCTAGGGAGGCTTGCTTAGAAGCAGCTCTTCCACCCAGACAGACCTTCAAGCCGCCACATGCTAGACACCAGGCAGAGGAAGGAGCCTCTAAGCCGGGGAAACGGCAGCTACTCgggaaaggagaaaactgaagCTTCCAGCTGGAATCGGGTGTGATCACAGGCAGTGCAGTCATTTCCCCAGCTGTGAATTGGACAGGGGGAGCAGCAAaggagtggggagccagggcccCAAACCCCAGCTGAGGCCTAGAACCACTGCCTCATCCCGGGCAAGGCATTGAGTCACCTGGTGCCTTGGTCAATACAAGCGATGGATTCAGGTACGATGAAAACAGGAAACTCACTGACAGCAAGATGCTGCCTCTGCTTCCATCACTTCATACTGGCACCTGGTCCACAAAACCCAGAGAGCTGCCCTGTGGGCCAGTTCCTGATGCCAGTGGAACCGCTTCTTCCCAGGGCAGCTGTGGGATAAGAGGCAGGTACGGCTGCAGCTGCCTTTCTGTCTCTTGCAGGAGAGTAAGTCAGGTGAGGTAGCGACAACACAAAGCCAAGGACCAGGTGTCCCGGGGGTGCAACGAGAAGGTTACTCTGATTATAGCTGGGCAGTAATGACACTTCCCACTTGTAGCTCCATCCCCACCTTTGGGGGTGGCTGGGCCCAGGCTCCggaagggggtgggtcagagggGAATATTTTGTTACAGGAGGGTGGAAGCACTTACAGAACCTGCCCGCTGGATTCCCTGAAGACCATCAGGCCAAAGGGGTCAGCTGAGAACTGCACGCGGTACAGTTTAGAGGCGATTTGGCCTCTCGCTTTTGGGGTTTCAAGTGGCACTTCATAGCGTTTGTTTGCTGGATCCCTGAGCTGTAAGAAAGGGAGAGACCGAGAGAGCTTCACAGACTGGAGCAAGTGACAATTCATTATAGTAAACTATGGGATTGACCCAATGGCTTGTAGGCGACCAGTCACCCCGAAGGGCAGAAAACCCAGCTCCGAGAACTGCTCAGCAAGGGAAGTAATGCTTATGGACTCTGGGCAGAAACTCACTGTTCTGCGCACACCCCTCACCCAG
The window above is part of the Chrysemys picta bellii isolate R12L10 chromosome 12, ASM1138683v2, whole genome shotgun sequence genome. Proteins encoded here:
- the GAA gene encoding lysosomal alpha-glucosidase isoform X3; translated protein: MPPVRLKQAENFPSCQASCTVLQVSVISIAALLATVALHTIFNVHEVIVAAASLGDPPGPETTHRSSSANGEGRTWYRRWAGHLESPGAAASGPLRCDRSPDSRFDCAPEKLLSRAECEARGCCYVPVSSRGPAIWQPWCFFPTSYPSYKVENLSATQTGYTARLTRTVPTFFPEDIMVLRLDVVFETEGRLHFTLRDPANKRYEVPLETPKARGQIASKLYRVQFSADPFGLMVFRESSGQVLLNTTVAPLFFADQFLQISTSLPSHFISGLGEHLTSLALNVNWTKVTLWNRDMAPTPHVNLYGSHPFYLVMEDGGLAHGVFLLNSNAMDVVLQPSPALTWRTTGGILDFYVFLGPDPKSVVRQYLDVIGYPFMPPYWGLGFHLCRWGYSSTAATRQAVKNMTAARFPLDVQWNDLDYTDAKRDFTFNKNNFKDYPDMVREFHRSGRRYVMIVDPAISSSGPPGSYKPYDDGLKRGVFIRNATGQPLVGKVWPGPTVFPDFTNPETQRWWHDMVQEFHDQVPFDGMWIDMNEPSNFVAGSLDGCPNNKLENPPYVPGVLGGSLRAGTICASSQQYLSSHYNLHSLYGLTEAVASHDALVRVRGKRPFVISRSTFAGHGRFAGHWTGDVRSSWEQLYYSIPEVLLFNLYGVPLVGADICGFLGDTSEELCVRWTQLGAFYPFMRNHNDHGSKPQEPYAFSPAAQEAMRKALVLRYSLLPYLYTLFHKAHSAGETVARPLFLEAPSSTARANGSFYQLHWTPLTSMCGQDTSYLCKLSVSHFQNSLQPRRLETSNFELKA
- the GAA gene encoding lysosomal alpha-glucosidase isoform X2, with the translated sequence MPPVRLKQAENFPSCQASCTVLQVSVISIAALLATVALHTIFNVHEVIVAAASLGDPPGPETTHRSSSANGEGRTWYRRWAGHLESPGAAASGPLRCDRSPDSRFDCAPEKLLSRAECEARGCCYVPVSSRGPAIWQPWCFFPTSYPSYKVENLSATQTGYTARLTRTVPTFFPEDIMVLRLDVVFETEGRLHFTLRDPANKRYEVPLETPKARGQIASKLYRVQFSADPFGLMVFRESSGQVLLNTTVAPLFFADQFLQISTSLPSHFISGLGEHLTSLALNVNWTKVTLWNRDMAPTPHVNLYGSHPFYLVMEDGGLAHGVFLLNSNAMDVVLQPSPALTWRTTGGILDFYVFLGPDPKSVVRQYLDVIGYPFMPPYWGLGFHLCRWGYSSTAATRQAVKNMTAARFPLDVQWNDLDYTDAKRDFTFNKNNFKDYPDMVREFHRSGRRYVMIVDPAISSSGPPGSYKPYDDGLKRGVFIRNATGQPLVGKVWPGPTVFPDFTNPETQRWWHDMVQEFHDQVPFDGMWIDMNEPSNFVAGSLDGCPNNKLENPPYVPGVLGGSLRAGTICASSQQYLSSHYNLHSLYGLTEAVASHDALVRVRGKRPFVISRSTFAGHGRFAGHWTGDVRSSWEQLYYSIPEVLLFNLYGVPLVGADICGFLGDTSEELCVRWTQLGAFYPFMRNHNDHGSKPQEPYAFSPAAQEAMRKALVLRYSLLPYLYTLFHKAHSAGETVARPLFLEFPTDPNTLSVDRQFMWGAGLLITPVLEAGKTNVSGYFPIETWYNLMAGSVIHSKGQWVLLPAPLDTINVHVRAGHILPLQAFCFTFPKLFATTKARNI